In a genomic window of Rhopalosiphum maidis isolate BTI-1 chromosome 4, ASM367621v3, whole genome shotgun sequence:
- the LOC113558163 gene encoding facilitated trehalose transporter Tret1-like, producing MEEGRFKTVFFTFSIALIASLGSLVCGSWIGWSSPATYLMKNNQTNLDVTDYGMMIAMYDLGNFISPIPCGYLLGFYGRKWTIRIIGPMNIIAWGAIILCPSRLSVLYVARLFAGLAKGMTFSSIPMYVGEIAEVKLRGAVLSLFPIMLCVGMLSIQSIGQMLNYTQLNMLGLFFSALFTVLFFAMPESPYYLMQKNRRDQAEKSLKSIRAKDDVTDELQLIEETVTKQMQSKTTYKELFQNKANRRALIITAGASMFQRLSGISPFIHFSSITLPSTNYWMNPLLAVVLFTVSKNIGTLLHMVLVDWMGRKPLMLCSHGAMAVLTAAYGVSLYAVANGPEDHPLAWWPVLTLWLYGLAYSVGAGSLTYTLIGEMFAANVKTKAAPLCVMCLAGASFLLDGTYTTMSRTFGVCSNYYMYSAFNLVWALIAGFVMIETKGKTFLEIEEILGTT from the exons CGAGTTTAGGTTCTTTGGTCTGCGGTTCGTGGATCGGATGGTCGTCGCCAGCCACCTACCTGATGAAGAACAACCAGACTAATTTGGATGTGACCGATTACGGTATGATGATCGCCATGTATGACTTGGGCAACTTCATCAGCCCCATCCCGTGTGGTTATCTTCTGGGGTTTTACGGTAGGAAGTGGACGATTCGTATAATCGGCCCGATGAACATAATCGCCTGGGGGGCGATTATCCTGTGTCCGTCCCGGTTAAGTGTCCTGTATGTGGCCAGACTGTTCGCTGGACTGGCCAAGGGGATGACGTTCAGCTCCATACCAATGTACGTGGGCGAAATAGCCGAAGTCAAGTTACGCGGTGCTGTGTTGTCTTTGTTTCCGATAATGTTGTGCGTGGGCATGTTGAGCATACAATCGATCGGTCAGATGCTAAATTATACACAGCTCAACATGTTGGGTCTGTTCTTCTCGGCCTTGTTCACGGTGTTGTTCTTCGCCATGCCCGAAAGCCCGTACTACCTGATGCAGAAGAATCGGCGGGATCAAGCCGAGAAGTCGCTCAAAAGTATCCGAGCCAAGGACGACGTTACCGATGAACTGCAGCTTATCGAGGAGACGGTCACCAAGCAGATGCAGTCTAAGACCACTTACAAGGAGTTATTTCAAAACAAGGCCAACCGGAGGGCTTTGATAATTACGGCGGGAGCTAGCATGTTTCAGAGGCTCAGCGGCATTAGCCCA TTCATACACTTCAGCTCGATCACGTTGCCGTCCACCAACTACTGGATGAACCCGTTGTTGGCCGTCGTGTTGTTCACCGTGTCCAAGAACATCGGCACGCTGTTGCACATGGTCCTGGTGGACTGGATGGGCCGGAAGCCGCTGATGTTGTGCTCGCACGGCGCGATGGCCGTGCTGACGGCCGCGTACGGCGTCAGTCTGTACGCGGTGGCCAACGGGCCCGAAGACCATCCGTTGGCGTGGTGGCCGGTGCTGACGCTGTGGCTTTACGGTTTGGCGTACTCCGTGGGCGCCGGCTCGCTGACGTACACGCTCATCGGCGAGATGTTCGCGGCCAACGTCAAGACCAAGGCGGCCCCGCTGTGCGTCATGTGCCTGGCCGGCGCGTCGTTTCTGCTGGATGGCACCTACACGACGATGTCCCGCACGTTCGGCGTCTGCTCCAATTACTACATGTACTCCGCGTTCAACCTCGTCTGGGCCTTGATCGCCGGTTTTGTAATGATCGAGACCAAGGGAAAAACGTTTTTGGAAATCGAGGAAATACTCGGGACGACTTGA